The following are encoded together in the Malaya genurostris strain Urasoe2022 chromosome 3, Malgen_1.1, whole genome shotgun sequence genome:
- the LOC131435939 gene encoding E3 ubiquitin-protein ligase LRSAM1-like, producing the protein MGCRISSSNNDNFLTTSAEVANTSLGQPTTMDYKARLERKQCLAKENPEPIYDLADCNLKDVPSGVYIMCKVLRKELLTLANNKLSSLSGGGILDDLQLLVTLDLTSNRFKKLPDEIYKLENLRELLISNNNIEKFPVTINRLKKLELLDISTNNFTTLDPLSFMPNLRILNISGNVRLTRIPNQLATCDNLVDLVLDPNTIVEPPADVVNGGTQAIIKYLSTGEVILPPIEDQTFLRNKTSTIDLICSERNVVRQADLERDKHAKERKLLESERLAYEKDYLAESKIHEQQQKKKQELLQQLLQQQNQNESYVTKLQEEKQSERQRLINNILQDEKHSSELVEKLLSLKNGPDPEFLERERKEQNHLIEQLRIQQNDLRKQEILTAMTDLLENEINVIQNFHDQRDQSSRNILEREYETNNLLNNVFLNYDRNRHDIIEQINCDEEIQKSAVAALIARNDSRTWGLVEQVRIVESQLAALTTYEIDRKKTSQDDQINNLAEQRVNLTYVLMDLLKQQDQRKQQLLETLKIIEQQKEGEQTDFWLLQYQKLLDRQPSEITNDTASIDPILGYQFLENGAVHCLPFLSKIWQNRDKELCSINEQDLIEAGVQNPVDRRAILLSISNYYDYLNQRIEYTTTEASSSTQTPTAPPPPEDRVELVPSLPPEEQSVANGVVQFAECVVCLEETVQVIFLPCGHMCCCAACQIDIRDCPLCRAYIERKIKVIQP; encoded by the exons ATGGGTTGTCGTATATCGTCTTCGAACAATGACAATTTCCTTACAACAAGCGCTGAGGTGGCTAACACATCACTCGGACAACCAACGACGATGGATTATAAAGCGCGTTTAGAACGGAAGCAGTGCCTG GCCAAAGAGAATCCAGAACCAATTTATGACCTAGCGGATTGTAACCTCAAAGATGTACCATCGGGCGTATATATTATGTGTAAGGTATTACGGAAAGAGCTACTAACGTTGGCCAACAATAAGCTGAGCTCACTGAGTGGAGGTGGAATCCTGGATGACTTACAACTATTGGTAACGCTCGACCTCACTAGTAATCGGTTCAAAAAACTGCCGGATGAGATCTACAAGTTGGAAAACCTCAGG gaaCTATTAATATCAAACAATAACATAGAAAAATTTCCGGTAACCATCAATCGTCTGAAGAAGTTGGAATTGCTTGATATTTCTACAAATAATTTTACTACTCTGGACCCACTATCGTTTATGCCTAACCTTAGAATACTGAACATTAGCGGAAATGTTCGCCTAACGAGGATACCGAATCAACTGGCGACTTGCGATAATCTGGTAGATTTAGTACTCGACCCGAACACTATTGTAGAACCCCCTGCGGACGTCGTCAATGGGGGCACGCAAGCAATTATCAAGTATCTTTCGACCGGTGAAGTTATTCTCCCACCAATAGAAGATCAAACCTTTCTTCGCAATAAAACCAGTACAATCGATCTAATTTGTAGTGAGCGCAACGTAGTGCGCCAGGCTGACCTAGAGCGGGATAAGCATGCGAAAGAACGGAAGTTGTTGGAATCGGAACGGTTAGCCTATGAGAAGGATTATTTAGCCGAAAGCAAAATCCACGAACAACAGCAGAAAAAGAAGCAAGAACTGTTACAGCAATTGTTGCAACAACAAAATCAGAACGAAAGTTACGTGACTAAACTGCAAGAAGAGAAGCAATCTGAACGACAACGTTTGATCAATAACATTCTACAAG acGAGAAACATTCGAGTGAGTTGGTTGAGAAACTTCTATCTCTCAAAAATGGTCCCGATCCTGAATTTCTCGAACGAGAACGCAAGGAACAGAATCATCTGATCGAACAGCTTCGAATCCAGCAAAACGATCTTCGCAAGCAGGAAATTTTAACCGCAATGACGGATTTGCTGGAAAACGAAATAAATGTGATTCAGAATTTTCACGATCAACGTGATCAATCCTCACGCAACATACTGGAAAGGGAGTATGAAACAAATAATCTGCTGAATAATGTGTTTCTAAACTACGATCGCAATAGACATGATATAATAGAGCAAATAAACTGTGACGAAGAGATACAGAAATCGGCAGTGGCAGCTCTGATAGCAAGAAACGACTCGCGTACCTGGGGTTTGGTCGAACAGGTGCGCATTGTTGAGTCCCAGCTGGCAGCACTGACCACGTACGAAATCGATCGCAAGAAGACCAGTCAGGATGATCAAATC aacaaCCTAGCCGAACAACGGGTAAATTTAACCTACGTACTGATGGATTTGCTCAAACAACAGGACCAAAGAAAGCAACAG CTATTGGAAACGCTCAAAATTATCGAACAACAAAAAGAAGGAGAGCAAACGGACTTCTGGCTGCTGCAGTACCAAAAATTACTAGATCGTCAACCATCGGAAATAACCAACGATACGGCATCGATCGATCCGATACTAGGCTATCAATTCCTGGAGAATGGAGCGGTCCATTGTTTACCATTCCTTTCGAAAATTTGGCAAAATCGAGATAAAGAACTGTGCAGTATCAATGAGCAGGATTTGATTGAAGCTGGTGTGCAGAACCCGGTGGATCGACGCGCTATTTTGCTGTCAATTAGTAATTATTACGACTATCTCAATCAGAGAATAGAATACACAACTACGGAAGCTAGCTCATCAACGCAAACCCCAACGGCACCGCCACCACCAGAGGACCGAGTGGAACTGGTACCGAGCTTACCTCCAGAGGAACAATCGGTAGCGAACGGAGTAGTACAGTTTGCCGAGTGTGTTGTATGCCTTGAAGAAACA GTACAAGTAATTTTCCTGCCTTGTGGTCACATGTGCTGCTGTGCTGCATGCCAAATAGATATACGCGATTGTCCTTTGTGTCGGGCTTACA